The following proteins come from a genomic window of Dermacentor albipictus isolate Rhodes 1998 colony chromosome 8, USDA_Dalb.pri_finalv2, whole genome shotgun sequence:
- the LOC139049075 gene encoding uncharacterized protein, producing MTSIGEPFVLAAVTNEADAFRDFCVQPGPSDSSVIVTHGQLSASLVELEGRPFKIRMWHTSHAEPFTCPVVYDALRSRYVAASRKSLLILPPQDASGDTGGTRERIAVPERVFSVLHRTGGEPLIVLDSGVCLTLTELQGSAKRSRSKKLRVCGEDEQLVAVRAEAAMETGRNGLATSLLSVSVAAKAAGPYRCRLFRVGEAAIEQISEASVSKSDRPPVCLFGGDLLTLGEDGSLCGRKLPLSSAGEAAGAFLAALDDSRVLVGLRDRVLVWNARFGTPEVSRTLQQAAAKRWALLRNDVACFVVAGGAGNNNNNVMCVSVKLGRPTLCQVVGLGARAEGSVPAASAVAAKISAGDAGGVVEELAPIADTLPERDLVMLVERLFHTGAPPSAGSPEVAVLHSLLRCPHTCEILVQCLRDYLHSEQATALFVYLISVLESYSLADRDEIPLEKVIDWLSCLLDAHFNHWALDTGPLAIGDLLRRLSVAVSHVQELFGDLCELEQWLMLILGRMDTLKFEDPSLYTIEILEI from the exons ATGACTTCGATCGGCGAGCCTTTCGTGCTCGCCGCAGTCACGAACGAAGCGGACGCGTTTCGCGACTTCTGCGTGCAGCCGGGACCCTCGGACTCGTCGGTGATCGTGACGCACGGCCAGCTGTCGGCCTCCCTCGTGGAGCTCGAGGGGCGCCCGTTCAAGATCAGGATGTGGCACACGTCGCACGCCGAACCGTTCACGTGCCCCGTCGTGTACGACGCGCTCCGGTCCCGGTACGTGGCCGCCAGCCGCAAGAGTCTGCTCATCCTGCCGCCTCAGGATGCCTCCGGCGATACGGGGGGGACACGTGAGCGCATCGCCGTTCCGGAGCGCGTTTTCTCGGTCCTCCACCGAACCGGCGGCGAGCCCCTGATCGTGCTGGACAGCGGTGTCTGCCTGACGCTAACGGAACTGCAGGGGTCTGCCAAACGTTCTCGCTCGAAGAAGCTGCGAGTGTGCGGCGAGGACGAGCAACTGGTCGCCGTCCGGGCGGAGGCGGCCATGGAGACCGGCCGCAACGGGTTGGCGACGTCGCTGCTGTCCGTGTCGGTCGCCGCCAAAGCGGCCGGGCCGTACCGGTGTCGTCTGTTCCGCGTCGGAGAGGCGGCCATCGAACAGATCTCCGAGGCTTCGGTCTCCAAAAGCGACAGGCCCCCCGTCTGCCTGTTCGGGGGCGATCTGCTAACTTTGGGCGAGGACGGATCGCTGTGCGGCCGCAAGCTGCCGTTGTCGAGCGCCGGcgaagcggctggcgcgttcctgGCGGCCCTGGACGATAGCCGCGTGTTGGTCGGCCTGCGAGACAGGGTGCTGGTGTGGAACGCGAGGTTCGGCACGCCGGAGGTGTCGAGGACTCTGCAGCAGGCGGCGGCGAAGCGGTGGGCGCTGCTCAGAAACGACGTGGCGTGCTTTGTCGTCGCGGGCGGTgccggcaacaacaacaacaacgttatGTGCGTGTCCGTGAAGCTGGGACGGCCCACCCTCTGTCAGGTCGTCGGGCTCGGAGCCAGAGCAGAAGGCAGTGTGCCGGCGGCGTCTGCGGTCGCCGCGAAAATCAGCGCCGGCGATGCCGGTGGCGTCGTGGAGGAGTTGGCACCG ATTGCCGACACATTGCCGGAACGGGACCTCGTCATGCTAGTGGAACGCCTGTTCCACACGGGCGCCCCGCCCTCGGCCGGTTCCCCAGAAGTCGCCGTCCTTCACAGCCTTCTCCGCTGTCCTCACACGTGTGAGATACTTGTGCAGTGCCTTCGTGACTACTTGCACTCGGAACAGGCCACAGCCCTGTTCGTTTATCTAATCAGTGTCCTTGAAAGTTACTCCCTCGCCGACCGGGATGAAATCCCACTAGAAAAAGTGATTGACTGGTTGTCGTGCCTGTTGGACGCTCACTTCAACCACTGGGCCCTGGACACCGGGCCGCTCGCCATCGGCGATCTGCTAAGGAGACTGTCGGTGGCGGTGTCGCACGTTCAGGAGCTGTTCGGCGACCTCTGCGAGTTGGAGCAATGGTTGATGCTCATCCTCGGCAGAATGGACACGCTCAAATTCGAGGACCCGAGCCTGTACACAATAGAAATCTTGGAAATATGA